The Anabaena sp. WA102 genome contains a region encoding:
- a CDS encoding nucleotidyltransferase domain-containing protein — MESLIINKILERVKGFLQKTYQENLDKVILFGSRARGDHHSDSDVDILIVLKEPFNYSQEIEKTSIFLSELSLEFDLVISRVFAETKDFNSKNTPFFMNVRKEGITL; from the coding sequence ATGGAATCGCTAATAATAAATAAAATTTTAGAAAGAGTTAAAGGTTTTCTACAAAAAACCTATCAGGAGAATTTGGATAAAGTTATCTTGTTTGGTTCTCGTGCTAGAGGTGATCATCATTCTGATTCTGATGTAGATATTTTAATTGTGTTAAAAGAACCCTTTAACTATTCTCAAGAAATCGAAAAAACTAGCATTTTTCTTTCAGAATTATCTTTAGAATTTGACTTAGTTATTTCTCGTGTTTTTGCTGAAACTAAAGATTTTAACTCTAAAAATACTCCTTTTTTTATGAATGTTAGAAAAGAGGGGATTACTTTATGA
- a CDS encoding HEPN domain-containing protein, which yields MNNEQKYLLIKAERSLNAAKELNNKNYPEFATSRCYYSMFYVAEALLLNENLSYSSHAAVISALGKYLVKTNKIPIKYHRYLIDAQDQRNRGDYDVNPDLTREDADKLIVQAEEMLNFTNQYLVQQT from the coding sequence ATGAATAATGAACAAAAATATTTATTAATTAAGGCAGAAAGGAGCTTAAATGCAGCTAAAGAATTAAATAATAAAAATTATCCTGAGTTTGCGACTTCTCGATGCTACTATAGTATGTTTTATGTAGCAGAAGCTTTGTTATTAAATGAAAATTTATCTTATTCTAGTCATGCTGCGGTTATTTCTGCTTTAGGTAAATATTTGGTAAAAACTAATAAAATTCCGATTAAATATCATCGTTATCTCATTGATGCTCAGGATCAAAGAAATAGAGGTGATTATGATGTTAATCCAGATTTAACCAGGGAAGATGCTGATAAACTGATTGTCCAAGCAGAAGAAATGTTAAATTTTACTAATCAATATTTAGTTCAACAGACTTAG
- a CDS encoding DUF29 domain-containing protein, which yields MITVTQNQLKKLYEIDDYLWLEETIKLLKTKDLDNLDLDNLIEELESLGRNDLNKVRSLLRQIIIHILLLEYWQEEHDRNYRHWQGELIAFRDDLNNSLTNTLKNKLVQELAHIYNVAVKVVVQKTGLASNLFPDNCPYSLEQLFDDNWYPQK from the coding sequence ATGATAACTGTAACACAAAATCAACTAAAAAAACTGTATGAAATTGATGATTATCTGTGGTTGGAAGAAACTATTAAGCTTCTAAAAACAAAAGATTTAGATAATTTAGATTTAGATAATTTAATTGAGGAGTTAGAAAGTTTGGGAAGAAATGATTTAAACAAAGTTAGAAGTTTATTAAGACAAATTATAATTCATATTTTACTGTTAGAATATTGGCAGGAAGAACATGATCGAAATTATCGGCATTGGCAGGGAGAACTAATCGCTTTTAGAGATGATTTAAACAATAGCTTAACTAATACATTAAAAAATAAGTTAGTTCAAGAATTAGCTCATATTTACAATGTTGCTGTGAAAGTTGTTGTTCAAAAAACAGGATTAGCATCAAATCTATTCCCTGATAATTGTCCCTATTCTTTGGAACAATTATTTGATGATAATTGGTATCCTCAAAAGTAA
- a CDS encoding type II toxin-antitoxin system RelE family toxin → MKYQIEFTKGAVKQLKKLPTDIRERIGLRIQELAIEPRPDQYKFYGNFTRCKVR, encoded by the coding sequence GTGAAGTATCAAATTGAATTTACCAAGGGTGCTGTAAAACAACTCAAAAAATTACCAACTGATATTAGAGAAAGAATTGGTTTAAGAATTCAAGAATTAGCAATTGAACCGCGTCCTGATCAATATAAATTTTATGGCAATTTCACAAGATGTAAAGTTAGGTAA
- a CDS encoding acyltransferase: MAISQDVKLGNNVVIHHPELVNLYGCKIGDDTKIGAFVEIQKGVIVGNRCKISSHSFICEGVEIEDEVLIGHGVMFINDRYPRATSNGNLKTEADWNVTPVKIKRGASIGSGAVIMCGVTIGEGAMIAAGAVVTNNIPEYAIALGVPAKVTGDVRKRES; this comes from the coding sequence ATGGCAATTTCACAAGATGTAAAGTTAGGTAATAATGTCGTGATTCATCATCCTGAATTGGTTAATCTGTATGGATGTAAGATTGGCGATGATACTAAAATAGGTGCTTTCGTAGAAATACAAAAAGGTGTGATTGTGGGTAATCGCTGTAAAATTTCTTCCCACAGTTTTATTTGTGAAGGAGTGGAAATTGAGGATGAGGTTCTGATTGGTCATGGTGTTATGTTCATTAATGATCGTTATCCTAGAGCCACCAGCAACGGTAATTTGAAGACGGAAGCTGATTGGAATGTAACTCCAGTGAAAATTAAACGGGGAGCATCTATAGGTAGTGGAGCAGTGATTATGTGCGGAGTAACAATAGGTGAAGGGGCAATGATTGCTGCTGGAGCAGTAGTTACTAATAATATCCCTGAATACGCAATTGCTCTAGGTGTACCCGCTAAAGTAACAGGTGATGTGCGGAAGCGTGAGTCATGA
- a CDS encoding Gfo/Idh/MocA family protein encodes MIGIGVVGYGYWGPNLVRNFYEIPESQVIAVSDFSSDRLVKVQSRYPTIDVTLNYQDLINDDRIEAIAIATPVSAHFDIAIQALQAGKHVLIEKPITANSEQALRLIAEADKRNLVLMVDHTFVYTGAIRKIHEIIENNTLGNIYYYDAARVNLGLFQHDVNVIWDLAVHDLSIMDYVLPSKPCAVSATGISHVSGEPENIAYMTLFFNEQLIAHLQVNWLAPVKVRRTLIGGSQKMIVYDDVEPSEKVKLYDRGITVNNNQENMYKMLIGYRTGDMWCPKLDLTEALNRVVSHFINCIKTGDRPLTDGKAGLRVVKILEAATESMKHQGKLVELNWTEAEVTQ; translated from the coding sequence ATGATAGGAATTGGTGTAGTTGGTTATGGCTATTGGGGTCCGAATCTGGTACGTAACTTTTATGAAATACCAGAATCCCAAGTAATTGCTGTTAGTGATTTCAGTTCAGATAGATTGGTAAAAGTCCAATCTCGTTACCCCACTATTGATGTGACGTTAAACTATCAAGACTTAATCAATGATGATCGTATAGAGGCGATCGCTATTGCTACTCCAGTTTCAGCCCATTTTGATATAGCTATTCAGGCTTTACAGGCTGGAAAGCACGTTTTAATAGAAAAACCCATAACCGCAAACTCCGAACAGGCATTACGATTAATTGCTGAAGCTGATAAACGTAATCTAGTTCTGATGGTGGATCATACTTTTGTTTATACGGGAGCAATTCGCAAAATACACGAGATCATAGAGAATAATACATTAGGTAATATTTATTATTATGACGCGGCGCGTGTAAACTTGGGATTATTTCAACATGATGTAAATGTAATCTGGGATTTAGCAGTACATGACTTATCCATTATGGATTATGTCTTGCCTTCCAAACCTTGTGCTGTATCTGCTACAGGTATAAGTCATGTCAGTGGAGAACCTGAAAATATAGCCTATATGACATTATTTTTTAATGAGCAATTAATTGCCCACTTACAAGTTAACTGGCTTGCTCCAGTCAAAGTGCGGCGTACACTCATTGGTGGTAGTCAAAAAATGATCGTCTATGATGATGTAGAACCTAGCGAAAAGGTAAAGTTATATGACAGAGGAATTACAGTCAATAACAATCAAGAGAATATGTATAAAATGCTGATTGGTTATCGGACTGGCGATATGTGGTGTCCAAAATTGGATCTGACAGAAGCTCTTAATAGAGTGGTATCACACTTTATTAATTGTATTAAAACAGGCGATCGCCCTTTAACTGATGGTAAAGCTGGGTTACGAGTGGTGAAAATTCTTGAAGCTGCTACTGAGTCTATGAAACACCAGGGTAAATTAGTGGAATTGAACTGGACAGAAGCAGAGGTAACACAATGA
- a CDS encoding DegT/DnrJ/EryC1/StrS family aminotransferase: MIPFIDLKTQYATIKDEINQAISGVLETTQFILGEEVEAFETEFATYCDANYGIGVNSGTSALHLALLALGIGAGDEVITVPFTFVATVAAICYTGAKPVFVDIDPISYTIDVNQIESAITENTKAILPVHLYGQPADMDSILSIAKKYNLKVIEDAAQAHGAEYKGKRVGSIGDLGCFSFYPGKNLGAYGEAGIVTTNNPEYAHTIRKLRDWGQEKKYHHDFNGYNYRMEGIQGAVLRVKLRHLETWTEARRSHAQVYNQLLANSGLETPVEMPYSRHVYHIYGVLSANRDILQQQLMEKGIQTGIHYPIPVHLQKGYADLGYKLGDFPCSELAANEELSLPMYAELTDSAITYIAGAF; this comes from the coding sequence ATGATTCCATTTATAGATTTAAAAACTCAGTATGCTACTATCAAAGATGAAATTAACCAAGCTATTTCTGGAGTGCTGGAAACTACCCAATTTATATTAGGGGAAGAAGTAGAAGCTTTTGAAACTGAGTTTGCAACTTACTGTGATGCTAATTATGGTATTGGTGTAAATTCTGGGACAAGTGCTTTACACTTAGCCTTGTTAGCATTAGGCATTGGTGCTGGTGATGAAGTCATAACTGTGCCTTTTACCTTTGTGGCAACGGTGGCAGCTATCTGTTATACAGGAGCTAAACCAGTTTTTGTGGATATTGATCCTATTTCCTACACTATAGACGTTAACCAAATTGAATCTGCTATTACTGAAAATACTAAAGCCATACTTCCTGTTCATCTATATGGGCAACCTGCGGATATGGACTCTATTCTATCTATAGCTAAAAAGTATAATCTGAAAGTAATTGAAGATGCTGCTCAAGCTCATGGTGCTGAATATAAAGGCAAAAGGGTTGGTAGTATTGGTGATTTAGGTTGTTTTAGTTTCTATCCCGGCAAAAATTTAGGAGCTTATGGCGAAGCAGGAATTGTAACCACTAATAACCCTGAGTATGCCCATACTATTAGAAAGTTAAGGGATTGGGGACAAGAAAAGAAATATCATCATGATTTCAATGGTTATAATTACCGTATGGAAGGAATACAGGGGGCAGTGTTACGGGTGAAGTTACGTCACCTAGAAACTTGGACTGAAGCTAGGAGAAGTCACGCTCAAGTTTATAATCAATTATTAGCAAATTCTGGGTTAGAAACTCCTGTAGAAATGCCTTATAGTCGTCATGTTTATCATATATATGGGGTGCTATCAGCTAATAGGGATATTCTACAACAACAATTAATGGAAAAGGGGATTCAAACAGGGATTCATTATCCTATTCCTGTTCATTTACAGAAAGGTTATGCAGATTTAGGTTATAAACTAGGTGATTTTCCTTGTAGTGAATTAGCGGCCAATGAAGAATTATCTCTACCTATGTATGCAGAATTAACTGATTCAGCTATTACATATATTGCAGGAGCATTTTAA
- a CDS encoding acyltransferase, with translation MSDNLKTKIVKAQHGLKQVQEDPNFEKELAQHLLTAFQQEQLINLYDRFIIQDGQFDTLMRRVLWKALTKKIGNNVVISSEVRFKHPETFEIGDGVFIGTQTYIQGRFDGRCLIGNHVWIGPGSYFDARNLIIEDYVGWGPGAKVLGSTHTGIPTDIPIIQTDLEIKPVKIAMGADIGMNAVILPGVNIGQGSIVGAGAVVTKDVPAMAIVAGVPARFLRWRNEL, from the coding sequence ATGAGTGATAATTTAAAAACTAAAATTGTTAAAGCACAGCATGGATTGAAGCAAGTTCAAGAAGATCCTAATTTTGAAAAAGAATTAGCGCAACATTTACTGACTGCTTTCCAGCAAGAGCAATTAATTAATTTATATGACCGATTCATTATTCAAGATGGTCAATTTGATACTCTAATGAGAAGAGTATTATGGAAAGCTTTAACAAAAAAGATAGGTAATAATGTCGTTATTAGTAGTGAAGTTCGCTTTAAACATCCAGAGACATTTGAAATAGGTGATGGTGTTTTTATTGGCACTCAAACCTATATACAAGGTAGATTTGATGGTAGATGCTTAATTGGCAATCACGTTTGGATAGGTCCAGGTAGTTACTTTGATGCTCGCAATTTAATTATAGAAGACTATGTTGGTTGGGGACCGGGAGCAAAAGTATTAGGTTCAACCCATACGGGCATACCTACTGATATCCCAATCATTCAAACAGATTTAGAAATAAAACCAGTAAAAATTGCTATGGGTGCTGATATAGGAATGAATGCAGTTATTCTTCCAGGAGTAAATATTGGTCAAGGTAGTATAGTAGGTGCAGGAGCAGTAGTAACAAAAGATGTTCCTGCTATGGCGATTGTAGCTGGTGTACCTGCTAGATTTTTACGTTGGAGAAACGAATTATGA
- a CDS encoding SDR family NAD(P)-dependent oxidoreductase has protein sequence MKKVLITGGAGLVGSHIADQLVKQGVLEIVILDNFVRGTKANLQWALANGNVKIIKGDIRDQTLLNEIMSGVDVLFHQAAIRITQCAEEPRLALEVLVDGTYNVLEAAVKAKVKKVIAASSASVLGMAEEFPTTESHHPYNNRTFYGAAKTFNEGMLRTFNEMYSLDYIALRYFNVYGVRMDIYGVYTEVLVRWMDRIIEGKPPLIFGDGLQTMDFVSVEDIAKANILAAQSNVTDEVFNIASGVETSLNDLAFSLLKVMKSDLKPEYTAERKVNPVQKRLADTSKAEKLLGFKAEVSLEEGLSRLVDWWKTTKNIV, from the coding sequence ATGAAAAAAGTTTTAATAACTGGTGGTGCAGGATTAGTTGGTTCTCATATTGCCGATCAATTAGTTAAACAAGGAGTTTTGGAAATAGTTATTCTCGATAACTTTGTTAGGGGTACTAAAGCTAATTTACAATGGGCGCTCGCTAATGGGAATGTCAAAATCATCAAAGGAGATATTAGAGATCAAACACTACTCAACGAAATCATGTCAGGTGTAGATGTTTTATTTCACCAAGCAGCGATTCGTATTACCCAATGTGCTGAAGAACCAAGATTAGCATTAGAGGTATTAGTTGATGGTACTTATAACGTTTTAGAAGCGGCAGTAAAAGCAAAAGTAAAAAAAGTGATAGCGGCTTCTTCCGCTTCTGTTTTGGGTATGGCCGAAGAATTTCCTACCACTGAATCCCATCACCCCTATAATAACCGTACCTTTTATGGTGCAGCTAAAACCTTCAATGAGGGAATGTTACGCACTTTTAATGAAATGTATAGCTTAGATTATATCGCGTTGCGCTATTTTAACGTTTATGGTGTGAGAATGGATATTTATGGGGTTTATACGGAAGTTTTAGTTAGGTGGATGGATCGTATTATCGAGGGAAAACCACCGCTGATTTTTGGTGATGGTTTACAAACTATGGATTTTGTTTCTGTGGAAGATATTGCCAAAGCCAATATTTTAGCTGCTCAAAGTAATGTTACTGATGAAGTTTTTAATATTGCTAGTGGGGTAGAAACTAGCTTGAACGATTTAGCTTTTAGCCTTTTAAAAGTAATGAAATCTGATCTAAAACCTGAATATACAGCCGAGAGAAAAGTTAATCCTGTACAAAAAAGATTAGCTGATACCAGCAAAGCTGAAAAGTTACTAGGGTTTAAAGCAGAGGTTTCCTTAGAAGAGGGTTTAAGCCGTTTAGTTGATTGGTGGAAAACAACCAAGAATATTGTATAA
- a CDS encoding DegT/DnrJ/EryC1/StrS family aminotransferase, whose translation MNEPLSFIPIAKPFLGEEEAQAASQAILSGWVTQGPQVKAFEEEFADYVGAKYACAVSSCTTALHLALLAVGVQPDDEVITVSHSYIATANSIRYCSAIPVFVDIETETYNINPDLIESVISDRTKAILVVHQMGMPCNLKKILEIAKKHSLPVIEDAACAIGSEILWEEEWEKIGKPHGDIACFSFHPRKVITTGDGGMLTTSNPEWDEKFRLWRQHGMSVPDTVRHGSKQVIFETYPVLGYNYRMTDIQAAVGREQLKKLPQIISKRRQLAEKYQELLANVSGIEIPTEPAWAKSNWQSYCIKLADHINQVEVMQKLLDQGIATRRGIMCAHREEAYQKEHWSCGIDKKDCACQLNTCPKLLQSEKNQNQGLIIPLFVQLEIFEQVKIVDILYNTLDA comes from the coding sequence ATGAATGAACCCTTATCTTTCATCCCCATTGCTAAACCTTTTCTGGGTGAGGAAGAAGCCCAAGCTGCAAGTCAAGCCATTTTATCAGGCTGGGTGACACAGGGTCCCCAAGTCAAAGCTTTTGAAGAAGAATTTGCTGACTATGTGGGAGCAAAATATGCTTGTGCCGTCTCTAGTTGTACCACCGCTTTACATTTGGCTTTATTAGCCGTAGGTGTTCAACCTGATGATGAAGTAATTACCGTATCCCATTCTTATATTGCAACAGCTAATAGTATTCGCTACTGTAGTGCTATTCCGGTATTTGTAGATATTGAAACCGAAACCTATAATATTAATCCTGATTTAATTGAGTCTGTCATCAGCGATCGCACTAAGGCAATTTTAGTAGTGCATCAAATGGGAATGCCTTGCAATTTAAAAAAAATTTTAGAGATTGCAAAAAAACATTCCTTACCAGTTATTGAAGATGCTGCCTGTGCGATCGGTAGTGAGATATTATGGGAGGAAGAATGGGAAAAAATTGGTAAACCTCATGGAGATATTGCCTGTTTTTCCTTTCATCCCAGAAAAGTAATTACCACTGGTGATGGAGGAATGCTAACCACTTCTAATCCAGAATGGGATGAAAAATTCAGGCTATGGCGACAACATGGCATGAGTGTACCAGATACCGTGCGTCATGGATCAAAACAAGTCATTTTTGAAACCTATCCCGTTTTAGGCTATAACTACAGAATGACTGATATTCAGGCGGCAGTCGGACGGGAACAATTGAAGAAATTACCTCAAATAATCTCGAAAAGACGACAATTAGCAGAAAAATATCAGGAATTATTAGCTAATGTTTCTGGAATAGAAATTCCAACAGAACCAGCCTGGGCAAAAAGTAATTGGCAAAGCTATTGTATTAAATTAGCTGACCATATTAATCAAGTGGAGGTAATGCAAAAATTATTAGATCAAGGAATTGCTACTCGAAGGGGGATAATGTGCGCCCATAGGGAAGAAGCTTATCAAAAGGAACACTGGAGTTGTGGCATTGATAAAAAAGATTGTGCTTGTCAGTTAAATACTTGTCCAAAATTGTTACAGAGTGAGAAAAATCAAAACCAAGGATTAATAATACCATTATTTGTTCAATTAGAAATTTTTGAACAAGTTAAAATTGTTGATATCTTATATAATACTTTAGATGCTTAA